A stretch of the Archangium violaceum genome encodes the following:
- a CDS encoding class II glutamine amidotransferase: MSVVLAVLTSDPNLVRCELHRLEGQVSLQGEEGRSNAVGIGAYAQDDVLLRRFPRDADLTLESLAPLHETEALLFHGRRLPVGLSLEENTQPFRSRRWLFAHQGSLQDFSSLRAGLLDEVPDFLKRQIRGETDSEVAFALYLKRLWESGHSDDPRLPAEMAGRLLADTARALSKASAQAGAARTSTLNFVATNGYLLVATRLGTQPLYYTRLEGTDRCEVCGITPGMPDTKPGVVAHRRNHSVVVASHLKRPAGWVELTEGTTLAVDSDLRVRHLTP; the protein is encoded by the coding sequence ATGTCCGTCGTGCTGGCCGTCCTGACGTCCGATCCGAACCTGGTGCGGTGCGAACTGCATCGGCTGGAGGGGCAGGTCTCCCTTCAGGGAGAGGAGGGGCGGTCCAACGCCGTGGGTATTGGCGCCTACGCCCAGGACGACGTCCTCCTCCGCCGGTTTCCGCGCGACGCGGACCTGACCCTGGAATCGCTCGCTCCGCTGCACGAGACGGAGGCGCTGCTCTTCCATGGGCGGCGTCTGCCCGTGGGGCTGTCGCTGGAGGAGAACACCCAGCCGTTCCGCTCGCGGCGTTGGCTGTTCGCGCACCAGGGGAGTCTCCAGGACTTCTCCAGCCTCCGCGCGGGGCTGCTGGACGAGGTGCCGGACTTCCTCAAACGGCAGATCCGCGGGGAGACGGACAGCGAGGTGGCGTTCGCGCTCTACCTGAAGCGGCTGTGGGAGTCGGGGCACTCGGATGACCCGAGGCTGCCGGCGGAGATGGCGGGCAGGCTGCTGGCGGACACGGCGCGGGCGCTGTCGAAGGCCTCGGCGCAGGCGGGAGCCGCGCGCACCTCCACGCTCAACTTCGTGGCCACCAATGGCTACCTCCTGGTGGCCACGCGCCTGGGCACCCAGCCCCTGTACTACACGCGGCTGGAGGGCACGGATCGCTGCGAGGTGTGCGGCATCACCCCCGGCATGCCCGACACGAAGCCGGGCGTGGTGGCGCACCGGCGCAATCACTCGGTGGTGGTCGCCTCGCACCTGAAGCGCCCGGCGGGCTGGGTGGAGCTGACCGAGGGCACCACGCTGGCGGTGGATTCGGACCTGCGGGTGCGCCACCTGACGCCGTAG
- a CDS encoding MogA/MoaB family molybdenum cofactor biosynthesis protein has translation MHVSAFVVTCSDSRDASKDESGRVLRELLEGEGHSVSGYKVIKDEPEAIRATLKEAQEAGARAVIFNGGTGIGRRDSTVETLQGLFEKTLPGFGELFRMLSFKEIGSAAMMSRATAGTYQGMILFALPGSPQAVRLGLQKLILPELGHAVRELTR, from the coding sequence GTGCACGTGAGCGCGTTCGTGGTGACGTGCTCGGACAGCCGGGACGCGTCGAAGGACGAGAGCGGGCGGGTGCTGCGCGAGCTGCTCGAGGGCGAGGGGCACTCGGTGAGCGGCTACAAGGTCATCAAGGACGAGCCCGAGGCCATCCGCGCGACGCTGAAGGAGGCGCAGGAGGCGGGCGCGCGGGCGGTGATCTTCAACGGTGGAACGGGGATCGGCCGCCGTGACAGCACGGTGGAGACGCTGCAGGGGCTGTTCGAGAAGACGCTGCCCGGCTTCGGCGAGCTGTTCCGGATGCTGTCGTTCAAGGAGATCGGCAGCGCGGCGATGATGTCCCGGGCGACGGCGGGCACGTACCAGGGGATGATCCTCTTCGCGCTCCCGGGCTCGCCGCAGGCGGTGCGGCTCGGGTTGCAGAAGCTCATCCTCCCCGAGCTGGGCCACGCGGTGCGCGAGCTGACGCGCTGA
- the dnaK gene encoding molecular chaperone DnaK encodes MSDDIAIGIDLGTSTSCVSVVQDGQPFVIPNEWGETTHASCVSFLEDGSVLVGNAAKRNIITNAESTVYSAKRLIGRYYFSDEVKKAQAVMPYQIVEGENNSVRIAVRGHTYSLPEISALVLKEMKAIAETYLGREVTKAAITVPAYFNDNQRQATKDAGRIAGLEVLRILNEPTAAALAYGFGRDVNQRVVVYDLGGGTFDVSILEIGKDVFEVLSTAGDTYLGGDDFDDRIMTWLADDFMKRTRLDLRQNKFCLQMLKDAAERAKIDVGSHGVADVLCEGICQDASGKVLDLTGRITQDQFNRMVMDLVQRTFKVCDEALQSARMTAADIDAVILVGGPTRLPIIRNSVRHYFQKEPKEGINPDQVVAMGAALQANALLDTATETFLVDVTPLSLRIGTVGGYTEKVIEKNTPVPIDRSKTFTTSRDGQEKVKIRVYQGESNRADECEMLGEFEFSGFRIGYRGEVKIDVTFEINTDGLLNVSATDQETGQKTSTTLTMSSGMSEADIQRSMQSNKQIQLAGHDGGDLPAVATSRRR; translated from the coding sequence ATGTCGGACGACATCGCGATCGGCATCGACCTGGGCACCTCCACCTCGTGTGTGTCCGTGGTGCAGGACGGTCAGCCGTTCGTCATCCCCAACGAGTGGGGAGAGACGACCCATGCCTCGTGCGTGTCCTTCCTGGAGGACGGCTCGGTGCTGGTGGGCAACGCGGCCAAGCGCAACATCATCACCAACGCCGAGTCCACGGTGTACTCGGCCAAGCGGCTCATCGGGCGCTACTACTTCTCCGACGAGGTGAAGAAGGCCCAGGCGGTGATGCCGTACCAGATCGTCGAGGGCGAGAACAACTCGGTGCGCATCGCCGTGCGCGGGCACACGTACTCGCTGCCGGAGATCTCCGCGCTCGTGCTCAAGGAGATGAAGGCCATCGCGGAGACGTACCTGGGCCGAGAGGTGACGAAGGCCGCCATCACCGTGCCCGCCTACTTCAACGACAACCAGCGCCAGGCCACCAAGGACGCGGGCCGCATCGCCGGGCTGGAGGTGCTGCGCATCCTCAACGAGCCCACCGCGGCGGCGCTCGCCTACGGCTTCGGCCGGGACGTCAACCAGCGCGTGGTGGTGTACGACCTGGGCGGCGGTACCTTCGACGTCTCCATCCTGGAGATCGGCAAGGACGTCTTCGAGGTGCTGTCCACCGCCGGTGACACCTACCTGGGCGGCGACGACTTCGACGACCGCATCATGACGTGGCTGGCGGACGACTTCATGAAGCGCACGCGCCTGGACCTGCGGCAGAACAAGTTCTGCCTGCAGATGCTCAAGGACGCGGCCGAGCGGGCGAAGATCGACGTGGGCAGCCACGGCGTGGCGGACGTGCTCTGCGAGGGCATCTGCCAGGACGCCAGCGGCAAGGTGTTGGACCTGACGGGCCGGATCACCCAGGACCAGTTCAACCGGATGGTGATGGACCTGGTGCAGCGCACCTTCAAGGTGTGCGACGAGGCGCTGCAGTCCGCGCGCATGACGGCGGCGGACATCGACGCGGTCATCCTGGTGGGTGGCCCCACGCGCCTGCCCATCATCCGCAACTCGGTGCGCCACTACTTCCAGAAGGAGCCCAAGGAGGGCATCAATCCGGACCAGGTGGTGGCCATGGGCGCGGCGCTCCAGGCCAACGCGCTGCTGGATACGGCCACGGAGACCTTCCTGGTGGACGTGACGCCGCTGTCGCTGCGCATCGGCACGGTGGGCGGCTACACCGAGAAGGTCATCGAGAAGAACACCCCGGTCCCCATCGACCGCTCGAAGACCTTCACCACCAGCCGCGACGGTCAGGAGAAGGTGAAGATCCGCGTCTACCAGGGCGAGTCCAACCGCGCCGACGAGTGCGAGATGCTGGGCGAGTTCGAGTTCTCGGGCTTCCGCATCGGCTACCGGGGCGAGGTGAAGATCGACGTGACGTTCGAGATCAACACCGACGGCCTGTTGAACGTATCGGCGACGGATCAGGAAACGGGGCAGAAGACGTCCACCACGCTCACCATGTCCTCGGGCATGTCGGAGGCGGACATCCAGCGCTCCATGCAGAGCAACAAGCAGATCCAACTCGCGGGTCATGATGGGGGTGACCTGCCCGCCGTCGCCACCAGCCGACGGAGATAG
- a CDS encoding epoxide hydrolase family protein produces the protein MKTERFTVSIPDHVLEDLRQRLARTRWPGDFANDEWTYGTQQKYLVELMRYWEKDFDWRAQERAINAFNHYRTRLDGIPIHFIHERGQGPSPIPLILTHGWPWTFWDMNKLIRPLTHPAEFGGSPEDAFDVVIPSVPGYGFSTPLTKTGISFVETADLWVQLMEGLGYSRFGSHGSDIGAFVSAQLGHKYADRMIGIHTTFPLPLDACTDGHPPPSEYGPDEQEALQRTLHFMKEGIGYVGIQNTRPQTLAYGMHDSPVGMSAWLLDKRKTWSDCDGDVEKVFSKDELLTVMTLYWVTESFGTAARFYYANAHQRWRPSHSRTPVVEAPTGVVIMPKDVVQMPRRWVERYYNVQRWTDAPSGGHFASVEKPGLLLEEIRAFFRPLRKQLR, from the coding sequence ATGAAAACGGAACGCTTCACGGTCTCCATCCCCGATCACGTCCTCGAGGATCTCCGCCAGCGCCTGGCGCGGACACGGTGGCCGGGCGACTTCGCCAACGACGAATGGACCTACGGCACCCAGCAGAAGTACCTCGTCGAGCTCATGCGCTACTGGGAGAAGGACTTCGACTGGCGCGCCCAGGAGCGGGCCATCAACGCCTTCAACCACTACCGCACACGGCTCGACGGCATCCCCATCCACTTCATCCACGAACGGGGCCAGGGACCGAGCCCGATTCCGCTCATACTGACGCACGGCTGGCCCTGGACGTTCTGGGACATGAACAAGCTCATCCGGCCCCTGACCCATCCGGCCGAGTTCGGCGGGAGCCCGGAGGACGCCTTCGACGTGGTGATTCCCTCGGTGCCCGGCTACGGGTTTTCCACCCCCCTGACGAAGACGGGAATCAGCTTCGTGGAGACGGCGGACCTGTGGGTCCAGCTCATGGAGGGGCTCGGCTACTCGCGCTTCGGCTCACACGGAAGCGACATCGGCGCGTTCGTTTCCGCACAGCTCGGCCACAAGTACGCGGACCGGATGATCGGCATCCACACGACCTTCCCGCTGCCCCTCGACGCCTGCACCGACGGCCACCCGCCGCCCTCCGAGTACGGCCCCGACGAACAGGAAGCACTCCAGCGAACCCTTCACTTCATGAAGGAAGGCATCGGCTACGTCGGCATCCAGAACACCCGGCCCCAGACGCTCGCGTATGGCATGCACGACTCGCCCGTGGGCATGTCCGCGTGGCTGCTGGACAAGCGCAAGACCTGGAGCGACTGCGACGGTGACGTGGAGAAGGTCTTCTCCAAGGACGAGCTGCTCACGGTGATGACGCTCTACTGGGTCACCGAGAGCTTCGGCACCGCCGCGCGCTTCTACTACGCGAACGCGCACCAGCGCTGGCGGCCCTCGCACTCGCGCACGCCCGTGGTCGAGGCCCCCACGGGCGTGGTCATCATGCCCAAGGACGTCGTGCAGATGCCGCGACGCTGGGTCGAGCGGTACTACAACGTCCAGCGCTGGACCGATGCACCTTCCGGAGGTCACTTCGCCTCCGTGGAGAAGCCCGGATTGCTGCTCGAGGAGATCCGGGCCTTCTTCCGGCCGCTGCGCAAGCAGCTGCGCTGA
- the polX gene encoding DNA polymerase/3'-5' exonuclease PolX, with protein MKGENPFRSRAYDTAADRIAGLSEDLGALVREGRLQELPGIGQAIADKVSELLTTGKLAYYDTLRAEFPPGVLALVQVPDLGPKKALVLARQLGVDGVDALEKACREGRVRQLPGFGEKSEAKILAGLELYRRTRTPRRLLGEVMPVAERLLESIKTAPGVIRASVGGSLRRRAETVGDVDLIASAPDASAVFDAFSRAPEVAHVIGRGESKCSVRLHEKDLQVDLRVLPDEDFATALHHFTGSKAHHVRLRGLAHERGLKISEWGIHRDDGTKLHVPDEVALYRLLGMQYIPPELREDTGELEAALEGRLPEDLITMEDIQGAVHAHSTWSDGKNSLEEMARAAQALGLEFLTVTEHSQAAIYAGGLKEDDLRRQWDEIDRVNDTVKGVRLLKGIEVDILESGALDYSDGVLEKLEVVIGSIHVRHGMDEEQMTRRLLQAFDNPHLHILGHPTGRLIQNREPYPVRMEAVLDKAAERGVVVEVNGKPERLDLKTEHVRMALQRGVKLVVSCDAHRASDLGNLAFAVATARRGWARRGDILNTLPAEQFISTLRKQRAA; from the coding sequence ATGAAGGGGGAGAACCCCTTCCGCAGTCGCGCGTACGACACCGCCGCCGACCGCATCGCCGGCCTCTCCGAGGATCTCGGCGCCCTCGTGCGCGAAGGCCGCCTGCAGGAGCTCCCGGGAATCGGTCAGGCCATCGCCGACAAGGTCTCCGAGCTGCTCACCACCGGAAAGCTCGCCTATTACGACACCCTGCGCGCCGAGTTCCCCCCGGGCGTCCTGGCGCTCGTCCAGGTGCCCGACCTGGGCCCGAAGAAGGCCCTGGTCCTCGCGCGCCAGCTCGGAGTGGACGGAGTGGACGCGCTGGAGAAGGCCTGCCGCGAGGGCCGCGTGCGCCAGCTCCCGGGCTTCGGTGAGAAGAGCGAGGCCAAGATCCTCGCCGGACTCGAGCTGTACCGGCGCACCCGCACGCCCCGGCGCCTGCTCGGAGAGGTCATGCCCGTGGCCGAGCGGCTGCTCGAGTCCATCAAGACCGCGCCCGGTGTCATCCGCGCGAGCGTCGGAGGCAGCCTGCGCCGGCGCGCGGAGACGGTCGGGGACGTGGACCTCATCGCCTCGGCGCCGGATGCCAGCGCGGTGTTCGATGCCTTCTCCCGCGCGCCCGAGGTGGCCCACGTCATCGGCCGGGGCGAGAGCAAGTGCTCGGTGCGGCTGCACGAGAAGGATCTCCAGGTGGACCTGCGCGTCCTGCCGGACGAGGACTTCGCCACCGCGCTGCATCACTTCACGGGCTCCAAGGCCCACCATGTGCGGCTGCGCGGGCTCGCCCACGAGCGGGGGCTGAAGATCTCCGAGTGGGGCATCCACCGCGACGACGGCACCAAGCTGCACGTGCCCGACGAGGTCGCGCTCTACCGGCTGCTCGGCATGCAGTACATCCCGCCCGAGCTGCGCGAGGACACGGGAGAGCTAGAGGCCGCGCTCGAGGGCCGGCTGCCCGAGGATCTGATCACGATGGAGGACATCCAGGGCGCCGTGCACGCCCACAGCACCTGGTCCGACGGGAAGAACTCGCTGGAGGAGATGGCGCGCGCGGCCCAGGCACTGGGCCTGGAGTTCCTCACCGTCACCGAGCACAGCCAGGCGGCCATCTACGCCGGAGGCCTCAAGGAGGACGACCTGCGCCGCCAGTGGGACGAGATCGACCGCGTCAACGACACCGTCAAGGGCGTGCGGCTGCTCAAGGGCATCGAGGTGGACATCCTGGAGAGTGGAGCGCTCGACTACTCGGATGGCGTGCTCGAGAAGCTCGAGGTGGTCATCGGCTCCATCCACGTGCGCCACGGCATGGACGAGGAGCAGATGACGCGCCGGCTGCTGCAGGCCTTCGACAACCCGCACCTGCACATCCTCGGACACCCCACCGGGCGCCTCATCCAGAACCGGGAGCCCTACCCCGTGCGCATGGAGGCGGTGCTCGACAAGGCCGCCGAGCGGGGCGTGGTGGTGGAGGTCAACGGCAAGCCGGAGCGGTTGGACCTGAAGACCGAGCACGTGCGCATGGCGCTCCAACGCGGGGTGAAGCTGGTGGTGAGCTGTGATGCGCACAGGGCCTCGGACCTGGGCAACCTGGCCTTCGCGGTGGCCACCGCGCGCCGGGGCTGGGCCCGCCGGGGAGACATCCTCAACACCCTGCCCGCCGAGCAGTTCATCTCCACCCTCCGGAAGCAGCGAGCCGCCTGA
- a CDS encoding MXAN_2756 family trypsin-like serine endoprotease produces MLRRLLPLVLLLLTSRASAEDRPTLADLRKVLAMHERSVVKVHGSRGTGPGVIVGTEGQVLTSVRHVSLDAAQVEYEGQTLPATVVLANAYLKVAVVAAPTGEYPAVPVRVSAGNPVGQWLIGVVPGRGRRKEKPAAALARKAPEPFFDVDLALPPGSPLFDTTGRLVAVSVQRKGRGCRALSLEVVRQQLSTKVATP; encoded by the coding sequence TTGCTTCGCCGCCTGCTCCCGCTCGTCCTCCTGCTGCTCACTTCCCGCGCCTCCGCCGAGGATCGCCCCACCCTGGCCGATCTCCGGAAGGTCCTGGCCATGCACGAGCGCTCCGTGGTGAAGGTGCACGGGAGTCGCGGCACCGGTCCGGGTGTCATCGTGGGTACCGAGGGGCAGGTGCTCACCTCGGTGCGCCACGTCAGCCTGGACGCCGCGCAGGTGGAGTACGAAGGGCAGACGCTGCCGGCCACGGTGGTGCTCGCCAACGCGTACTTGAAGGTGGCGGTCGTGGCCGCGCCAACGGGTGAGTACCCCGCCGTCCCCGTGCGCGTGTCCGCCGGGAACCCCGTCGGACAGTGGCTCATCGGCGTCGTGCCCGGACGAGGCCGGAGGAAGGAAAAGCCGGCGGCGGCCCTGGCGCGCAAGGCCCCCGAGCCCTTCTTCGACGTGGACCTGGCGCTGCCCCCGGGCAGTCCCCTCTTCGACACCACCGGCCGGCTGGTGGCGGTATCGGTCCAGCGCAAGGGACGCGGCTGCCGGGCCCTGTCCCTGGAGGTCGTCCGTCAGCAGCTCAGCACGAAGGTGGCCACGCCGTGA
- a CDS encoding TIGR02757 family protein codes for MARQTKGNTGLTPLEAERLRPCLDAFLASTDSRARIAFDPLEFPHRYENPRDIEVSALLAAALAYGRADLFRPKVDALLKRMGPSPAAFVRELDVAGARELLDGFVYRFNVGTDVAVLLLGMGRALRELGSLEALFVRGLEARGSWHGALDAFTSALRDVPMEPLREALGPERGLHHLLPSPLGAGAAKRLNLFLRWMVRGPDGVDLGIWKRVRPSALLIPLDTHIGRISKHLGLTRRKDLSWRTAEEVTASLRALDAEDPVRFDFALCHYGMSGVCPTKPVPENCARCELLPACAVGRKTVKAHGGTEGRRRATR; via the coding sequence ATGGCCCGGCAAACGAAAGGAAACACAGGGCTGACCCCGCTCGAGGCCGAGCGCCTGCGCCCCTGTCTGGATGCCTTCCTGGCCTCCACCGACAGCCGGGCACGCATCGCCTTCGATCCCCTGGAGTTCCCCCACCGTTATGAGAACCCGAGAGACATCGAGGTGAGCGCGCTGCTGGCGGCGGCGCTGGCCTACGGGCGCGCGGACCTCTTCCGGCCCAAGGTGGATGCGTTGTTGAAGCGCATGGGCCCGTCTCCCGCGGCCTTCGTGCGCGAGCTGGACGTGGCCGGAGCGCGTGAGCTGCTCGACGGGTTCGTCTACCGCTTCAACGTGGGCACGGACGTGGCGGTGCTGCTGCTGGGCATGGGCCGCGCGTTGCGCGAGCTCGGGAGCCTGGAGGCGCTCTTCGTCCGGGGACTGGAAGCGCGTGGCTCCTGGCATGGGGCGCTGGACGCCTTCACCTCGGCCCTGCGCGACGTGCCCATGGAGCCGCTGCGCGAGGCACTCGGGCCCGAGCGCGGCCTGCACCACCTGTTGCCCTCGCCCCTGGGGGCCGGCGCGGCCAAGCGGCTCAACCTGTTCCTGCGTTGGATGGTGCGCGGTCCGGATGGCGTGGACCTCGGCATCTGGAAGCGCGTGCGTCCCTCGGCGCTGCTGATCCCCCTGGATACGCACATCGGCCGCATCTCCAAGCACCTGGGCCTCACCCGCCGCAAGGATCTGAGCTGGCGCACCGCCGAGGAGGTGACGGCCTCGCTCCGCGCGCTCGATGCCGAGGACCCCGTGCGCTTCGACTTCGCCCTGTGTCACTACGGCATGAGCGGCGTGTGTCCCACGAAGCCCGTTCCGGAGAATTGCGCGCGGTGCGAATTGCTTCCGGCCTGTGCTGTCGGGCGAAAGACGGTGAAGGCCCACGGAGGCACGGAGGGGAGGAGGCGGGCTACCCGCTGA
- a CDS encoding Rieske (2Fe-2S) protein — MKIKLGPADFAEKEMRGYEVGKRSLCVARINGRYKGLDDWCNHAGCLLSGGRLEGNMVVCPCHEVGFDMDTGKNETSPGVCDDQPTVKVEVENGELLVELSDKDV; from the coding sequence ATGAAGATCAAGCTCGGACCGGCGGACTTCGCCGAAAAGGAGATGCGGGGCTACGAAGTGGGTAAGCGCAGCCTGTGCGTTGCCAGGATCAACGGGCGCTACAAGGGGCTCGACGACTGGTGCAACCACGCGGGGTGCCTGCTGTCCGGTGGCCGCCTGGAGGGGAACATGGTCGTCTGCCCCTGCCACGAGGTCGGCTTCGACATGGACACGGGCAAGAACGAGACCTCGCCGGGCGTCTGCGACGATCAGCCCACGGTGAAGGTCGAGGTCGAGAACGGGGAGCTGCTCGTCGAGCTGTCCGACAAGGACGTGTAG
- the holB gene encoding DNA polymerase III subunit delta' — MTLASVVGQPRAIDALQAALRSGAVHHAYLFAGPEGVGKELAAVGLAQALTCPEKPDEGCGTCSGCTRIAKGAHPDVSLLMPDAERVARGLAGRSDISGTPSREIRVEQIRGLLERISLRGLESRRKVAIVVDAHMMNPQAQNAFLKTLEEPPADTTLILLASAPDKLLPTIRSRCSKVYFGPLSVELVAERLQKERKLDAQTAELAAVMAGGSLGRALALDLDALAARKEVITGFEALKPGQPGAQLRWAETFGASRELAEQALSILSLWTRDVSLAKAGVARLANRDMVPLALEVAERTHETVLHRRHALLEKTKATIVERNAAPRLQLERMLIELLEGR; from the coding sequence ATGACGTTGGCTTCGGTCGTCGGACAGCCGCGCGCCATCGACGCGCTCCAGGCGGCGCTTCGCAGCGGCGCGGTTCATCACGCCTACCTCTTCGCCGGACCCGAGGGCGTGGGCAAGGAGCTCGCCGCCGTGGGGCTCGCCCAGGCGCTCACCTGCCCGGAAAAGCCCGACGAGGGCTGTGGCACCTGCTCGGGGTGTACCCGCATCGCCAAGGGCGCCCACCCGGACGTCTCCCTACTCATGCCGGACGCCGAGCGCGTGGCGCGTGGGCTCGCGGGGCGCTCGGACATCAGCGGCACGCCCAGCCGGGAGATCCGCGTGGAGCAGATCCGCGGACTGCTGGAGCGCATCTCGTTGCGCGGGCTCGAGTCCAGGCGCAAGGTGGCCATCGTGGTGGACGCGCACATGATGAACCCGCAGGCGCAGAACGCGTTCCTCAAGACGCTCGAGGAGCCGCCCGCGGACACCACGCTCATCCTGCTCGCGTCGGCGCCGGACAAGCTGCTGCCCACCATCCGCAGCCGGTGCAGCAAGGTGTACTTCGGTCCGCTATCCGTGGAGCTCGTCGCCGAGCGGCTCCAGAAGGAGCGCAAGCTGGACGCGCAGACGGCGGAGCTGGCGGCGGTGATGGCGGGTGGCAGTCTGGGGCGGGCCCTGGCGTTGGACCTCGACGCGCTCGCGGCGCGCAAGGAGGTCATCACCGGCTTCGAGGCGCTGAAGCCCGGACAGCCAGGCGCGCAGCTGCGCTGGGCCGAGACGTTCGGCGCCTCGCGCGAGCTGGCGGAGCAGGCGCTCTCCATCCTCTCCCTGTGGACGCGGGACGTGTCGCTGGCGAAGGCGGGCGTGGCGCGGCTGGCGAACCGGGACATGGTGCCGCTCGCGCTCGAGGTGGCCGAGCGCACGCACGAGACGGTGTTGCACCGGCGGCACGCGCTGCTGGAGAAGACGAAGGCGACCATCGTGGAGCGCAACGCGGCGCCGAGGCTGCAGCTGGAGCGGATGCTCATCGAGCTGCTGGAGGGGCGATGA
- the mrtX gene encoding myxosortase MrtX, producing MSASAATPWRPNAVQEVVGLWGLGFLGIIIAFLLFGGSGIPKLVATVGFLYLPLIPMRWRGEDYRDYGLSPRTWREDVRLFLIMSAVVFPLFFGAFALWTEVLQHLPPELARLLAPFRGGAHFTPRLPPRFGEWVVDQLFVVALPEEFFYRGYMQARLRDAWPHGRRFLGVRLGPAFWLTALLFALGHLAIFQVWRLSVFFPALLFGWMRERTGSVVGAALFHAACNLFVRFLEVSFFGV from the coding sequence GTGAGCGCCTCCGCGGCCACGCCCTGGCGTCCGAATGCCGTGCAGGAGGTGGTGGGCCTGTGGGGGCTGGGCTTCCTGGGCATCATCATCGCCTTCCTCCTCTTCGGAGGCTCCGGCATCCCCAAGCTGGTGGCCACGGTGGGCTTCCTCTACCTGCCGCTCATCCCCATGCGCTGGCGCGGCGAGGACTACCGCGACTATGGGCTCTCCCCGCGCACCTGGCGCGAGGACGTTCGCCTCTTCCTCATCATGAGCGCGGTGGTGTTCCCCCTCTTCTTCGGGGCCTTCGCGCTGTGGACCGAGGTGCTGCAACACCTGCCTCCGGAGCTGGCGCGCCTGCTGGCCCCCTTCCGAGGCGGCGCGCACTTCACCCCCCGGCTGCCGCCCCGCTTTGGGGAGTGGGTGGTGGACCAGCTCTTCGTGGTGGCCCTGCCGGAGGAGTTCTTCTACCGGGGCTACATGCAGGCGCGCCTGCGGGACGCCTGGCCCCACGGGCGGCGCTTCCTCGGCGTGCGGCTGGGCCCCGCCTTCTGGCTGACGGCGCTGCTCTTCGCGCTCGGCCACCTGGCCATCTTCCAGGTGTGGCGCCTGTCCGTCTTCTTCCCCGCCCTGCTCTTCGGCTGGATGCGCGAGCGCACGGGCAGCGTGGTGGGCGCCGCCCTCTTCCACGCCGCCTGCAACCTCTTCGTGCGCTTCCTCGAGGTGTCCTTCTTCGGCGTCTGA
- the holA gene encoding DNA polymerase III subunit delta: MSADIEDVLDEAKAGKVQPLYLLWGEEYLVRRGADELVKVLLPDASAGLNFAVLDAGSPREVAQELATLPLFPGRKVVLVRDPEFLAPKKGRGDALGKAREAWKAGKRKEGARRLLALAARAGWGVDQLDPGARGAPSVEQWKDELNVELAEADLAFLKEVAAFCREERITAPEGDASALLELFQKGVPPGHALVLAASEVDAKNPLVKLAAEKGRVVERKVAARHKDFELEPLAEEFLRPFKKKLGKGAAEQLKERVGGNVRLLQSELEKLATYAEGSTIEAADVALLVAHTREEEFFELSEALQNRNLKAALDYTLDAMGQGVHGLQLLGAVASITRGMLENHERLEKFAGGSLPRSFPDFKARVFPRIEEEAKAAKGKAPHPYAAFLAMQGAARYKRRELLDALVACADADLALKSSASSKLVIERLLWTVCGSA, encoded by the coding sequence ATGAGCGCGGACATCGAGGACGTGCTGGACGAGGCGAAGGCCGGCAAGGTGCAACCGCTCTACCTGCTGTGGGGCGAGGAGTACCTGGTGCGCCGGGGCGCCGACGAGCTGGTGAAGGTGCTGCTGCCGGACGCATCCGCGGGGCTGAACTTCGCGGTGCTGGACGCGGGCTCGCCGCGCGAGGTGGCGCAGGAGCTGGCCACGCTGCCGCTCTTCCCCGGGCGCAAGGTGGTGCTGGTGCGCGACCCGGAGTTCCTCGCGCCGAAGAAGGGCCGCGGGGACGCGCTGGGCAAGGCGCGCGAGGCGTGGAAGGCGGGCAAGCGCAAGGAGGGCGCCCGGCGGTTGTTGGCGCTGGCGGCGCGGGCGGGGTGGGGCGTGGATCAGCTCGACCCGGGCGCGAGGGGTGCGCCGTCGGTGGAGCAGTGGAAGGACGAGCTGAACGTCGAGCTGGCCGAGGCGGACCTGGCCTTCCTCAAGGAAGTGGCCGCGTTCTGCCGCGAGGAGCGCATCACCGCGCCCGAGGGGGACGCGAGCGCGCTGCTGGAGCTGTTCCAGAAGGGCGTGCCGCCGGGGCATGCGCTGGTGTTGGCGGCCTCGGAGGTGGACGCGAAGAACCCGCTGGTGAAGCTCGCGGCGGAGAAGGGACGGGTGGTCGAGCGCAAGGTGGCGGCACGCCACAAGGACTTCGAGCTCGAGCCACTCGCCGAGGAGTTCCTCCGGCCCTTCAAGAAGAAGCTGGGGAAGGGCGCCGCGGAGCAGCTCAAGGAGCGCGTCGGCGGCAACGTGCGGCTCCTGCAGTCGGAGCTGGAGAAGCTGGCGACGTACGCGGAGGGCTCGACGATCGAGGCCGCGGACGTGGCGCTGCTGGTGGCCCACACGCGAGAGGAGGAGTTCTTCGAGCTGTCCGAGGCCCTGCAGAACCGCAACCTCAAGGCGGCGCTGGACTACACGTTGGACGCGATGGGGCAGGGGGTGCACGGGCTCCAGTTGCTGGGCGCGGTGGCTTCCATCACGCGCGGTATGCTGGAGAACCACGAGCGGCTGGAGAAGTTCGCGGGAGGCTCGCTGCCGCGCTCGTTCCCGGACTTCAAGGCGCGCGTGTTCCCGAGGATCGAGGAGGAGGCCAAGGCGGCGAAGGGCAAGGCCCCTCACCCGTACGCGGCGTTCCTCGCGATGCAGGGGGCCGCACGCTACAAGCGGCGAGAGTTGCTCGATGCGCTGGTGGCGTGCGCCGATGCGGACCTGGCGCTCAAGTCGTCCGCGAGCAGCAAGCTCGTCATCGAGCGGCTGCTCTGGACCGTCTGCGGGAGCGCCTGA